A DNA window from Schistocerca gregaria isolate iqSchGreg1 chromosome 2, iqSchGreg1.2, whole genome shotgun sequence contains the following coding sequences:
- the LOC126327318 gene encoding uncharacterized protein LOC126327318 isoform X1, whose product MSLRPTGSTGNGTPANPAPACAPMEGDTATELAPISKNTGTAARQFYAQRENLLATRRLRRRRQKRQAPFKMCSEGTLSLISSSAGGDGSIDDNSKNGMECSTSPVDNIIGQSNLKALLDIKGNSGGEDIITVINSCLEVVLTLSSDLRTVAKHLFGSYVHLDYVAEEAGSTNRAGDLDQKLEMAKGCVSGDSYERRLETLLTYLSKEEPNADEQVSTDFSCVSAHRPEGWEDRKRHVGEKVASSSQIRSSSAKQEAASIFNNTIATHNEQFAASTMASKGSAKSYHGTSGNAEIQRNTGSSQQVSLTAKSYDHTMASDGVTAQTNVPEVNGSCRVMLHCMKSMVQILYLALEANRLVQQAVKWATTREYEFAESIATVVLDTAGMTAQSASSALSEAENAVLIYEQLVRGFTAGDRSFNSSQVTEGKDNIRADAAAAAAGDDQVQKLVQQTSNIHLNQMDQDSTVVRTNIVQSRARNNSSNGQVSSSDEIPCEASQTLLRATQSSLCAVDAALTVLEILSVAQ is encoded by the coding sequence GCTCCACCGGCAATGGAACGCCGGCCAACCCTGCTCCCGCATGTGCACCTATGGAGGGAGACACAGCGACAGAGCTGGCGCCCATATCCAAGAACACGGGGACGGCAGCTAGACAATTCTACGCACAGCGCGAGAACTTACTAGCCACGAGACGGCTACGTCGGCGTCGCCAGAAACGTCAGGCTCCTTTCAAGATGTGCTCTGAAGGGACCCTAAGTCTCATTTCTTCCTCTGCAGGTGGTGATGGCAGCATAGATGACAACTCTAAGAACGGTATGGAATGTTCTACTTCGCCAGTGGATAACATAATAGGTCAGAGTAATTTAAAAGCCCTTCTTGACATAAAGGGAAATAGCGGCGGAGAGGACATCATTACGGTGATAAATAGCTGCCTGGAAGTGGTTCTGACGCTCAGTAGTGATTTACGTACAGTAGCAAAACACTTGTTCGGCAGTTATGTTCATCTCGACTACGTAGCGGAAGAAGCTGGTTCAACTAATCGCGCGGGAGATCTAGACCAGAAACTTGAAATGGCGAAGggttgtgtgtctggagacagctacgAGAGGAGACTGGAAACTCTCCTGACTTATTTGAGCAAGGAAGAGCCTAATGCTGATGAGCAGGTAAGCACAGATTTTTCCTGTGTATCAGCGCATCGGCCGGAAGGTTGGGAGGATCGCAAGAGGCACGTCGGTGAGAAAGTAGCATCTTCCAGCCAAATTCGTTCGTCCAGTGCGAAGCAAGAGGCAGCCTCCATCTTCAACAATACTATCGCCACTCACAACGAGCAGTTCGCAGCCAGCACAATGGCGTCTAAAGGCTCTGCAAAGTCGTATCATGGGACCAGCGGTAACGCTGAGATTCAACGCAACACCGGAAGTTCCCAACAGGTTTCGTTGACTGCCAAATCTTACGATCACACGATGGCTTCAGATGGCGTAACAGCACAAACGAACGTCCCCGAAGTCAACGGCAGTTGTCGCGTCATGCTCCACTGTATGAAGTCCATGGTCCAGATCCTGTACCTGGCGTTAGAGGCCAACAGGCTTGTACAGCAAGCTGTTAAGTGGGCAACGACACGTGAATACGAATTCGCTGAAAGCATCGCCACAGTAGTCCTGGATACTGCCGGTATGACTGCACAGAGCGCAAGCAGTGCGCTATCAGAGGCTGAGAACGCTGTGCTGATCTACGAGCAGCTAGTGAGAGGCTTCACAGCAGGGGACAGGTCATTCAACAGCAGCCAAGTGACGGAAGGCAAGGACAACATCCGTGCTgatgctgccgccgctgctgccggTGACGACCAAGTacagaagcttgtgcaacagaccTCAAATATTCATCTGAATCAGATGGACCAAGACTCCACAGTAGTAAGGACGAATATCGTGCAGTCACGCGCACGAAACAATTCCTCTAACGGACAAGTCAGTAGCTCCGACGAAATTCCGTGTGAAGCTTCGCAGACTCTTTTGAGAGCCACCCAAAGCTCTCTTTGTGCTGTGGACGCAGCACTGACGGTGCTAGAAATTCTATCTGTTGCACAGTAG
- the LOC126327318 gene encoding uncharacterized protein LOC126327318 isoform X2, whose protein sequence is MEGDTATELAPISKNTGTAARQFYAQRENLLATRRLRRRRQKRQAPFKMCSEGTLSLISSSAGGDGSIDDNSKNGMECSTSPVDNIIGQSNLKALLDIKGNSGGEDIITVINSCLEVVLTLSSDLRTVAKHLFGSYVHLDYVAEEAGSTNRAGDLDQKLEMAKGCVSGDSYERRLETLLTYLSKEEPNADEQVSTDFSCVSAHRPEGWEDRKRHVGEKVASSSQIRSSSAKQEAASIFNNTIATHNEQFAASTMASKGSAKSYHGTSGNAEIQRNTGSSQQVSLTAKSYDHTMASDGVTAQTNVPEVNGSCRVMLHCMKSMVQILYLALEANRLVQQAVKWATTREYEFAESIATVVLDTAGMTAQSASSALSEAENAVLIYEQLVRGFTAGDRSFNSSQVTEGKDNIRADAAAAAAGDDQVQKLVQQTSNIHLNQMDQDSTVVRTNIVQSRARNNSSNGQVSSSDEIPCEASQTLLRATQSSLCAVDAALTVLEILSVAQ, encoded by the coding sequence ATGGAGGGAGACACAGCGACAGAGCTGGCGCCCATATCCAAGAACACGGGGACGGCAGCTAGACAATTCTACGCACAGCGCGAGAACTTACTAGCCACGAGACGGCTACGTCGGCGTCGCCAGAAACGTCAGGCTCCTTTCAAGATGTGCTCTGAAGGGACCCTAAGTCTCATTTCTTCCTCTGCAGGTGGTGATGGCAGCATAGATGACAACTCTAAGAACGGTATGGAATGTTCTACTTCGCCAGTGGATAACATAATAGGTCAGAGTAATTTAAAAGCCCTTCTTGACATAAAGGGAAATAGCGGCGGAGAGGACATCATTACGGTGATAAATAGCTGCCTGGAAGTGGTTCTGACGCTCAGTAGTGATTTACGTACAGTAGCAAAACACTTGTTCGGCAGTTATGTTCATCTCGACTACGTAGCGGAAGAAGCTGGTTCAACTAATCGCGCGGGAGATCTAGACCAGAAACTTGAAATGGCGAAGggttgtgtgtctggagacagctacgAGAGGAGACTGGAAACTCTCCTGACTTATTTGAGCAAGGAAGAGCCTAATGCTGATGAGCAGGTAAGCACAGATTTTTCCTGTGTATCAGCGCATCGGCCGGAAGGTTGGGAGGATCGCAAGAGGCACGTCGGTGAGAAAGTAGCATCTTCCAGCCAAATTCGTTCGTCCAGTGCGAAGCAAGAGGCAGCCTCCATCTTCAACAATACTATCGCCACTCACAACGAGCAGTTCGCAGCCAGCACAATGGCGTCTAAAGGCTCTGCAAAGTCGTATCATGGGACCAGCGGTAACGCTGAGATTCAACGCAACACCGGAAGTTCCCAACAGGTTTCGTTGACTGCCAAATCTTACGATCACACGATGGCTTCAGATGGCGTAACAGCACAAACGAACGTCCCCGAAGTCAACGGCAGTTGTCGCGTCATGCTCCACTGTATGAAGTCCATGGTCCAGATCCTGTACCTGGCGTTAGAGGCCAACAGGCTTGTACAGCAAGCTGTTAAGTGGGCAACGACACGTGAATACGAATTCGCTGAAAGCATCGCCACAGTAGTCCTGGATACTGCCGGTATGACTGCACAGAGCGCAAGCAGTGCGCTATCAGAGGCTGAGAACGCTGTGCTGATCTACGAGCAGCTAGTGAGAGGCTTCACAGCAGGGGACAGGTCATTCAACAGCAGCCAAGTGACGGAAGGCAAGGACAACATCCGTGCTgatgctgccgccgctgctgccggTGACGACCAAGTacagaagcttgtgcaacagaccTCAAATATTCATCTGAATCAGATGGACCAAGACTCCACAGTAGTAAGGACGAATATCGTGCAGTCACGCGCACGAAACAATTCCTCTAACGGACAAGTCAGTAGCTCCGACGAAATTCCGTGTGAAGCTTCGCAGACTCTTTTGAGAGCCACCCAAAGCTCTCTTTGTGCTGTGGACGCAGCACTGACGGTGCTAGAAATTCTATCTGTTGCACAGTAG